In Streptomyces nojiriensis, one genomic interval encodes:
- a CDS encoding glyceraldehyde-3-phosphate dehydrogenase, producing MTVNEDSFTSWKNREEIAESMIPIIGKLHRERDVTILLHSRSLVNKSVVSILKTHRFARQIDGEELSVTETLPFLQVLTTLDLGPSQIDIGMLAAEYKSDDRGLSVAEFTAEAVAGATGANKIERGDGRDVVLYGFGRIGRLVARLLIEKAGSGNGLRLRAVVVRGGGEADLVKRASLLRRDSIHGQFQGTITVDEANSTIIANGNAIKVIYANDPSEVDYTEHGIKDAILIDNTGKWRDREGLSKHLRPGIDKVVLTAPGKGDVPNIVHGVNHDTIKPDEQILSCASCTTNAIVPPLKAMDDEYGVLRGHVETVHSFTNDQNLLDNYHKADRRGRSAPLNMVITETGAASAVAKALPELKAPITGSSIRVPVPDVSIAILSLRLGRETTREEVLDYLRDVSLHSPLKRQIDFTTAPDAVSMDFVGSRHSSIVDAGATKVDGDNAILYLWYDNEFGYSCQVIRVVQHVSGVEYPTYPVPAV from the coding sequence GTGACTGTCAATGAGGACTCGTTCACCAGCTGGAAGAACCGCGAGGAGATCGCGGAGTCGATGATCCCGATCATCGGGAAGCTGCACCGGGAGCGGGACGTCACGATCCTGCTCCACAGCCGTTCCCTGGTGAACAAGTCGGTGGTCAGCATCCTCAAGACCCACCGATTCGCCCGGCAGATCGACGGTGAGGAGCTCTCGGTCACCGAGACCCTGCCGTTCCTGCAGGTGCTCACCACGCTCGATCTCGGCCCGTCCCAGATCGACATCGGCATGCTCGCCGCGGAGTACAAGAGCGACGACCGCGGCCTCTCGGTGGCCGAGTTCACCGCCGAGGCCGTCGCCGGTGCCACCGGCGCGAACAAGATCGAGCGCGGCGACGGCCGCGACGTCGTCCTGTACGGCTTCGGCCGCATCGGCCGCCTCGTCGCCCGCCTGCTGATCGAGAAGGCCGGCTCCGGCAACGGCCTGCGCCTGCGCGCCGTCGTCGTCCGCGGGGGCGGCGAGGCCGACCTGGTCAAGCGCGCCTCGCTGCTGCGCCGCGACTCGATCCACGGCCAGTTCCAGGGCACGATCACCGTCGACGAGGCGAACAGCACGATCATCGCCAACGGCAACGCCATCAAGGTGATCTACGCGAACGACCCGTCCGAGGTGGACTACACCGAGCACGGCATCAAGGACGCCATCCTCATCGACAACACGGGCAAGTGGCGCGACCGCGAGGGTCTGTCCAAGCACCTGCGCCCCGGCATCGACAAGGTCGTCCTGACCGCCCCGGGCAAGGGCGACGTCCCGAACATCGTGCACGGCGTCAACCACGACACCATCAAGCCGGACGAGCAGATCCTGTCCTGCGCCTCCTGCACCACCAACGCGATCGTCCCGCCGCTCAAGGCCATGGACGACGAGTACGGTGTCCTGCGCGGTCACGTGGAGACCGTCCACTCGTTCACGAACGACCAGAACCTGCTGGACAACTACCACAAGGCCGACCGTCGTGGCCGCTCCGCGCCGCTGAACATGGTCATCACCGAGACCGGCGCCGCCTCCGCCGTCGCCAAGGCGCTGCCCGAGCTCAAGGCGCCGATCACCGGCAGCTCGATCCGCGTCCCCGTCCCGGACGTCTCGATCGCCATCCTGAGCCTGCGCCTGGGCCGTGAGACCACCCGCGAAGAGGTCCTCGACTACCTCCGCGACGTCTCGCTGCACTCGCCGCTCAAGCGCCAGATCGACTTCACCACGGCACCCGACGCGGTCTCCATGGACTTCGTCGGTTCGCGCCACTCCTCGATCGTCGACGCGGGCGCCACCAAGGTGGACGGCGACAACGCCATCCTCTACCTCTGGTACGACAACGAGTTCGGCTACTCCTGCCAGGTCATCCGTGTGGTCCAGCACGTGTCCGGCGTCGAGTACCCGACCTACCCGGTTCCGGCGGTCTGA